In Helianthus annuus cultivar XRQ/B chromosome 3, HanXRQr2.0-SUNRISE, whole genome shotgun sequence, a single window of DNA contains:
- the LOC110931516 gene encoding uncharacterized protein LOC110931516: MEKLLARYGVTHRLSTAYHPQTSGQVENANRGIKRILEKTVGKNRKDWSDKLDDALWAFRTTYKTPLGTTPFMIVYEKDCHLPVELEHRAFWALKTVNLDMTEAARKRFFQNHELEELRDATYARSLGIKEKTKVLHDRKLRKVKEFSKGDKVLLYNS; encoded by the coding sequence ATGGAGAAATTGCTTGCACGCTACGGAGTCACTCATCGTTTGTctaccgcatatcatccacaaacaagtGGACAAGTGGAAAATGCGAATCGCGGTATTAAACGAATCTTAGAGAAAACAGTCGGTAAAAATAGGAAGGATTGGTCCGACAAGCTAGACGATGCATTATGGGCGTTTAGAACCACCTACAAGACACCTTTAGGAACTACACCTTTCATGATTGTCTACGAAAAAGATTGTCACCTTCCCGTAGAGTTAGAGCATAGGGCGTTTTGGGCATTGAAAACCGTTAATCTTGATATGACCGAAGCCGCTAGGAAGCGGTTCTTTCAAAACCATGAGCTAGAGGAGCTTAGGGATGCGACCTATGCTCGATCGTTGGGAATCAAGGAGAAAACGAAGGTGCTACATGATAGAAAGTTGAGAAAAGTGAAGGAGTTTAGCAAAGGCGACAAAGTGCTTCTTTACAACTCATGA
- the LOC110931517 gene encoding uncharacterized protein LOC110931517 — MEAMMSQQVVRDQTTQKTLSEYELMLKNHQASFQDLQRVVGDMSRKLEERLHGQFAGNTLQNPNDHVKAITTRSGKTIGNPIVEERVVDEDGDITPVDVRPSPLVDHSRVPFPSHIRNQKYSREYGQLLDIFKQLKINLPFIEALQSMPKYAKFLKDLLRSKEKLGELSNVPLNGGCSAVVLNKLPEKLTNPSIFTIPCLFGSNTNTRALADLGASINLMPFSLYEKLDLGELAPTRMTLSLADRSIKYPRGIVENLLVKVDEFVFLTDFVILDMEADKGVPIILGHPFLRIAKAFIDVHDGKITLRVDEERVTFEIERSMNHPSGSDDYSGPCHSVYFLNSFISCVDHCLEYISGADLVVGEKVEEELKRAEEVEVEGIPLIPKVLAVSDDTT, encoded by the coding sequence ATGGAGGCTATGATGAGCCAACAAGTTGTTAGGGACCAAACTACCCAAAAGACACTTAGTGAATATGAGCTTATGCTTAAGAACCATCAAGCCTCCTTTCAAGACCTCCAAAGGGTCGTAGGTGATATGTCTAGGAAGCTAGAAGAGAGATTACATGGTCAGTTTGCGGGTAACACCCTACAAAACCCTAATGATCATGTAAAAGCCATTACGACTCGTAGTGGCAAAACCATAGGAAACCCTATAGTTGAAGAGAGAGTAGTTGATGAGGATGGAGATATTACGCCCGTAGATGTTAGACCTTCACCCTTAGTAGACCATTCACGAGTCCCGTTTCCCTCACATATTAGGAACCAAAAATACTCAAGGGAATACGGTCAACTTTTAGATATCTTCAAGCAATTGAAGATTAATCTTCCTTTTATTGAGGCACTCCAGTCCATGCCTAAATATGCTAAATTTCTAAAGGACCTTCTTAGGAGCAAAGAGAAGTTAGGGGAGTTGTCTAATGTCCCGTTGAATGGAGGGTGTTCGGCTGTTGTTTTAAATAAGCTTCCCGAAAAGCTTACCAATCCCAGTATTTTCACTATTCCTTGTCTATTCGGTAGTAATACCAACACTAGAGCTTTAGCCGACTTAGGAGCTAGCATCAATTTGATGCCCTTTTCTCTTTACGAGAAGCTAGACCTAGGAGAGCTTGCACCTACCCGAATGACATTATCCTTAGCCGATCGGTCCATTAAATACCCTAGGGGCATAGTTGAGAATTTGTTGGTCAAGGTAGATGAATTTGTGTTTCTCACCGATTTCGTAATTCTTGATATGGAAGCGGATAAGGGAGTCCCCATTATACTTGGTCATCCTTTCTTACGTATCGCCAAAGCATTCATAGACGTTCATGATGGTAAGATCACTCTTAGGGTCGATGAGGAGAGAGTCACCTTTGAGATAGAGCGTTCCATGAACCACCCGAGTGGTTCGGATGACTATAGTGGTCCTTGCCATTCCGTCTACTTCTTGAATTCGTTTATCTCATGTGTCGATCATTGCTTAGAGTATATTAGTGGAGCGGACTTAGTGGTAGGAGAGAAGGTAGAAGAGGAGTTGAAGAGGGCAGAGGAAGTTGAAGTTGAGGGAATTCCTTTGATTCCCAAAGTCTTAGCGGTCAGTGATGACACCACCTAA